Part of the Sulfitobacter donghicola DSW-25 = KCTC 12864 = JCM 14565 genome, GACTTTAGGATCGACGCCTACAACCCTGCAATGACAGTTCTTTTCCCTGAAATGGACGAAACCGTCGAGGTGCCTGAAATCACCACTGCCTGTTGGGGTATTTTGGACAAATCACCTGACGCGGTGATGTGTTCGTCTTCGCGTATGGTTGTCAAACGGCGCGGCGCGGAAAAGCCGGCTGTTCTGGCCTGCACCCTTTTGGCTTACTCCCCTGATTTCGAATTGGGTGAAACCCTGGAAGAGGCCGAGCGCGATGTCGCGCTCAACCACCCCCACTGCGCTAAATTCTGCGTCCTTGGCGGCGCGAGCTGCTCGGGTTAATCGCGCTTTAACCGGAAGACATGACCGTCCCGCGGGTTGGCCGTGCCTTTGGCCAGCGCGTCATAAACCTTGGCGGCTTCTGCGATTCCGTCATGCAGCTGCACATCCAGCCAATCCGATGCATCGGTGGCAAGGCGCTTCCACGCTTGCGTGATCTGTTTTTCAATCACCCCCGGCCCCCATTCTTCGCGCCGTTTGGCGATCTGGGCTGGCGCAAAAAAGAACTGCGGCTTTACGCCCTCGACCACGGTTTGGGGCTGGAACTGGTCCCAATGGCTAATCCCAACAGCTGATGAGTGTTTGAGGTGCTCCCCCAGCACGGAATGCACCTGCGCCTTTACCAGCGCATTACCAGACATATCAACATAGACCGAGGGCTGCGGATCAAGCTGTGCAATCTTTTCATAGGTTAAAACCTGATCACACGCACCAAGGCCCAGCACGAAGTCTTTGTTGCGTGCCGAGGTCAGGCCAACGATGCGGTATTCGCGGCTTTCCTGCTCGGCCAGATATTTGCACAGGCCAAGCCCCGTCTTGGACGAGGCGCTACCGATGATGATTTGGGTCGCCCCGAAACAATCATTATCCATCAACCAATCATATAACAGATATGATGTCGCCAGCAGTGGTTGAAGCAAGGCGCGCATGTGATCCTCAGATGCCTCGCCTGATCGAATTGGCGCGTATCGGTTATACACGGCAGGCAATTCAGCACGGTGTGGCGCGGCATCAACAATTCCGCCATGGCCATCAGCCTCTGGCGTCATCACCAACTCATCCGCGAAGGGATAAAACCCATAAAGCCGCGTACCAATAGCCAAGGCATCGCTGTTGCTTTCAACCACTTCTGCCGTCCCCCAGACAGGGACCAGCCCCTGCCCGTCGATCCCTGTGGGAAAGAAATGCCAATACCCAATGGCAAATCCCGAAGCCGCATAGGTGACGTTATTTGAGGTTAAGGCAAAGCTATCCAGCTTCAAGCGCGCCTGCCCCGCCTCCAAAACCTGCGCGGGGATGTCCTCGATCTGAGTTGACGTGATGTTTTTATGGTCGGTTAACAGCCGTTGCATTCTTATTCCTCCTCCGTTTTCAGCAAGCTTACCCATCTGACCCGCCCTGAGCAGCAAAACGTGGCGTCAGTTTTCCGCTCTCAGCCAAAGCCGCACCAGCCAGCGGCTAAGGTCTTTGTAAAATTCACCCCGACAAGGGCCGCATTTTACGCAATAGGATTGCACCTTATCTGGGCTTCGCGCTATACTGACCCCCAAGATATAGAAGATATCAGCAAAGCTGGGACAGACATTGAGCGACACGCCGGAAACACCTGAAAACGAAGACGAAAACCGCCCCGAACGCCCTGTGTACGACGGGCCATCGGTCACCATCGAACACGAGATGCGCACCAGCTATCTCGACTATGCGATGTCGGTTATCGTCAGCCGCGCCATTCCTGATCTGCGGGACGGGTTGAAACCCGTTCACCGCCGCATTTTGTTTGCGATGCATGAAACGGGGAATACCTCGGATAAGGCCTATCGCAAATCAGCGCGTCCTGTTGGGGATGTGATGGGTCAGTACCACCCGCATGGCGATAGCGCGATCTATGATGCGCTGGTGCGCATGGCGCAGGACTTTTCCATGTCGCTGCCTTTGCTGGATGGTCAGGGCAACTTTGGCTCGATGGACGGCGATAACCCCGCCGCGATGCGTTATACCGAAGTACGCATGGATAAACCTGCTGCCTTCCTGCTGTCCGATATCGACAAAGATACCGTTGATTACCAAGACAACTATGACGGCAAACAGAAAGAACCTACCGTTCTGCCTGCCCGTTTCCCGAACATGCTGGTCAACGGTGCTGGTGGTATTGCTGTCGGCATGGCGACCAACATTCCGCCCCATAACCTTGGCGAAGTGATCGACGCCTGTCTCGCCCTGATCGAAGAGCCTGACCTGACCTCCGAGCAGTTGATCGATTACGTCCCCGGCCCTGACTTCCCCACTGGTGGCATCATGCTGGGCCGTTCTGGCGCGCGCAAAGCCTACCTAGAAGGGCGTGGCAGCGTTATTGTGCGCTCGAAAACCCGTATCGAGGAAATCCGCAAAGACCGCTGGGCGATTGTCATCGACGAAATCCCCTATCAGGTGAACAAAGCCTCCATGATCGAAAAGATCGCCGAGGCCGCGCGCGATAAAAAGATCGAAGGCATCGCCCATGTTCAGGATGAATCCGACCGCAATGGTGTGCGTGTTGTTGTCGAACTGAAACGGGACGCCACAGCCGAAGTGGTGATGAACCAGCTCTTCCGCTTTACGCCGATGCAGACCTATTTCGGCTGTAACATGCTGGCGCTGAACGGTGGCCGTCCAGAAACGCTGACGCTGCGCCGCTTCCTCACCAGCTTTATCGATTTCCGCGAAGACGTTGTGGCCCGCCGCACCGCCTATCTGCTGCGCAAAGCGCGCGAGCGCAGCCATATCCTGTGCGGTTTGGCTGTTGCGGTTACCAACATCGACGAAGTTGTTGCAACCATCCGCTCATCCGCGGATGCCGCCGAGGCGCGTAGCAAATTGATGACACGCCGCTGGCCCGCCGAAGGCATCCTGCCCTATATCGCGCTGATCGACGATCCGACACATACGGCCAACGACGATGGCACCTATAACCTGTCCGAAACACAGGCCCGCGCCATCCTCGAATTGCGCCTGCAGCGTCTGACACAGATCGGTGTCAAAGAAGTTACAGACGAGCTGGAAGAACTGGCCGCCAAGATCAAAGAATACCTCGAAATCCTTGGCTCGCGTGATCGCATCATGTCGATCATCCGTGACGAGCTGCAAGAGGTCAAAGACCTGTTCGCCGTCCCACGCCGCACCGAGATCGTTGATTGGTCTGGTGATATGGACGACGAAGACCTGATCGAACGCGAAGACATGGTCGTGACTGTGACCTCGGGCGGCTATATCAAGCGCACCCCGCTGGTTGATTTCCGCGCCCAGCGTCGTGGCGGCAAAGGTGTGTCTGGTATGGCCACCAAAGAAGAGGATGTTGTGACGACCCTCTTTGTGGCCAATACACACACGCAGCTGCTGTTCTTTACGACGGACGGGATGGTTTACAAGCTCAAGACGTGGCGCCTACCCCAAGGTAGCCGGACCTCCAAAGGCAAGGCTATTGTGAACATTCTGCCGATCCCGACAGGCGTTTCTATTGCCGCGATCATGCCAGTAGACCGTGATGAAAAAGAATGGGACGATCTGCAGGTGGTCTTTGCCACCTCCGCAGGGACCGTGCGCCGCAACAAACTGTCTGATTTCACCAACGTCATGCGTAACGGCAAGATCGCGATGAAATTCGAGGACGAGCATGAGGGCACCACCCTGATCAACGCACGTATCGCCAGCAATGATGACGATGTGATGCTGGTGACCAATTCGGGCCGTGCGATCCGTTTCCGTGCCACTGATGTGCGCGTGTTTAACAGCCGTAATTCGGTTGGTGTGCGCGGAATCAAATTGAACGGTGATGACAAAGTTGTCTCCATGTCGATCATCCGCCACTTTGACGCAGGCAGCGACGAACGCGCTGCTTATCTGAAGATGCGCCGCGCCATGGCGGGTATCGCGGATGATGCAGACACCGTTGACGAGGAAGAAGGCAACGCCGATATGCCCCTGTCGCAGGAGCGTTATGCAGAAATGTCTGCCGCTGAAAACCTGATCCTGACCATCACCGAAGGCGGCGCAGGCAAGCTGAGCTCAAGCCTTGATTACCCGCTGCGCGGTCGTGGTGGCATGGGTGTCACTGCGATGGACAAAGCCATGCGCGGCGGCCAGATCGTGGCTTCCTTCCCTGTTGAGATGGAAGACCAGATCATGCTGGCCACCTCCAAGGGCCAGTCGATCCGCGTGCCTGTTGAGGGGATCTCCTTCCGCTCGCGCAGCGCTGGCGGTGTAAAGGTCTTTGACACTGGCAAGAACGAAGTTGTCGTATCAGTTGCGTGGATTGCAGACCAAGGCGACGAAGATGTTGTTGAAGGTGAAGGCGATACCGCCGAGTAAACCTTTCGACCATTCAAACCCAAAAGAGCCGCTTCAAATTGAGGCGGCTCTTTTTAGTTGGAGAGCCCTCAGAAATGAGCCGCATAACTGGTAGCTGGATAAACTGCCTCCAAGCTCGTTCAATCGAACCAACGGCCCCTTCTAACCCATCGGCAAGGTGTCATACCCGCCAATAAACCAAGCGCGTCGAAAACTGCTGCGAAATAAGGGGGCCACCTTTAACCGATAGGTAACCTAACTGCTACATCTTGCGATGCAACAACCACGTAAGGAGCTTGGATGAACCTTTATCATTGTATGATCGACCTCAAAGAAGATTCCAAAGCGCTTGGGTTTTCGATGGCTCTCGAAAAGTGGATGAACCATCTAAAAGATGCAGGCAAAATCCAAAGCTGGCGTTTGATGCGCCGCAAGCTGAACCTCGCCTCGGATCAGCACGCGGATTTCATTCTGGAAATTGAAGTCGAAGATATGGCGCAGCTAGATCAGGCCTTCCGCCTAAGCGGCTCTCATGAAGAAGAGGTTGAACGCATGCACCGCGCTGTTCACGACCTTATCAAGCACAGCAGTTTTGGCCTTTACCGCCCCTTCCCAGACCCTGAGCGGTCTGAACGGATGGCGTTGATCTAGGGGCGCGCAGCGCCAAAGGTGCAGGCGTTGCGCGTTTTCAACCATCAGTTTCTCTTCAGAGGTTATAAATACCGCTGAACTTTTCCTTGAGATATCCCAGCAATGGGGCTTCGGATGGGGCTTGCCCCGATGCCTGTTCGATCACCGCGCGTGGCTCATACAGGCCACCGTGGGTTTGAACATTTGCGCCTAACCAATTGGTCGCTGAGGATGTGTCGCCTTTGGCCAGTTCTGCGTCCAGATTTGGCAGCGCCTTGCGCATCGCCTCGTTCAGGCAACCCGCGTAAACATTGCCCAAACTATAGGTCGGGAAATAGCCGAACAGGCCAACAGACCAATGAACGTCTTGCAACACGCCATTTGATGCTTTGTCGACCGCATAGCCGAAATCGGCCTCGAAACGGTCATTCCATGCGGTCTCTAGTTCGCTCACCTGAAGGTCACCCGACATCAGCGCGCGCTCTAGGTCAAAGCGCAAAAGGACGTGTAGGTTATACTGCAATTCATCCGCTTCGGTACGGATATAGCCATCGCCAACGCGGTTCACCACGCCATAGAAATCATCCTCGTTCTTTACGCCGAAATCACCAAAGGCATCTTTCATCTGGCCAAACAACCAGCCTGTAAAGGCGCGGCTGCGGCCGATCTGGTTTTCGTAAATCCGGCTTTGGCTTTCATGCACGCCCATGCTCACCCCATTGCCGAGCGGCGTTAGCAAGTAATCCGAGCTGATGTTCTGCTCATAGGCTGCATGGCCGACTTCGTGGATGGTTGAATACAGGCAGTTGAACGGATCAGCGGGGTTGGTGCGTGTGGTGATCCGCACGTCCATACCGGAACCGGAAGAGAACGGGTGAACGGCCTTATCCACCCGCCCGCGCGTCATGTCATAGCCGAATGCTTTGGCCAGTTGACGGGTCAGCTTCATCTGCGCCCCTTCATCGAAATCACCCGATATCGCCTCTGGCCCTTTCGCCTCTCGCACAGCTGCGCGGAGTTCAGACAAGACAGGGCGCATCGCGCCGAACATCGCCTCTAGGTCGGCGCCCGATGTACCGGGTTCATAGTCGTCCAGCATGGCGTCATAAACATCGCCACCTGCGGCCAATGCCTGCCCTTCTTCGCGTTTCAGCATGATGACTTCGGCCAATGTCGGGGCAAAGGCGCTGACGTCATCCGCTTCGCGTGCTTCGGCCCAGATGCCTTGTGACGCCGAAGTCAGCTTGGCCAACCGTGTCGCCAATGCTGCGGGGATCTTGCTGGTGCGATCAAAGCTGCGGCGGATGTGGCGCAGGTTGGCTTGGCCAACTTCATCCAGCGTCTTGGGGTCGATCGCTTCCAGCCATTCGCCCACACGTGGATCAATGCGGCGCGCATGCAGGATGCTTTCCATCGCGGCCATTTCTTCGGCACGTTGGGGCGCGGCACCGCGCGGCATCATGGTTTCCTGATCCCATCCCAGCCTTCCAGCCACCTGCCCAAGGGCCTGTGTATCACGGGTGAAAGCCATCAGATCATCATATGCGGTCATTTTGTTGCTCCTCTGAGCGAAGTGGCGATGGGGTAAAGGGATAGATGGCGCGCACGCAGGATCAAGACCCAGCATAATACGGCCAAGCCTTGGTGCATCAGCGCGATGGTCAACGGCGCCTCATACAGGACTGTGGTGATGCCCAGAACAACTTGCAGCGCAATCGCCGCAAAGGTGGCGTTAAAGGCAAACCGTGTGTTTGGGTGGGTTGAGGCACGTCCGCGCAGCCAGACAACAACAGCAAAGGCAAACAGCAGATACCCCGTCACGCGGTGAATAAACTGCACCAGCCCGGGGTTCTCGATAAAGTTCTTCCAGAACGGCTCTAGCGCAAAGGCCTGCGGTGGAAAGATCTGCCCAGCCATCAGCGGCCAATCCGTATAGGTGCGTCCCGCGTCGATCCCAGCCACCAGCGCACCAATCAGGATTTGCAAGAATGCGAAATGCAACAGACCGGTGGAGAGGCCAAACAGCTTACCCTCTTTGGCGCGGCGTGCCTGCATCAGATCACGCTCAGTGCGGCCAAGGCTAAGGGCATACCACGTGATAAACCCCATAATGACAAAGGCCAGCCCAAGGTGAACGGCCAAACGGCCGCTATGCACATCCGTCGTGTCCGTTCCCGAAGTAACGCCCGAGGATACCATCCACCAGCCAATCGCGCCCTGCAGGCCACCAAGCCCCCCCAGCAACAACAGCTTTGGCGTCCAGCCTGTCGGGATTTGTTTGCGCAGCAAAAACCACAGAAACCCAATGGCCCAGACAAGGCCAATCACTCGGCCCAACTGCCGATGGCCCCATTCCCACCAATAGATCAGTTTGAAATCAGCCAGCGTCATCCAGCTGTTTTGGAGGCGGAATTCATCGATCTCTTGGTATTTGGCGAATTCGGCCTGCCAATCGGCGGTGTTCATCGGCGGCATCGCCCCTGTGAACGGGCGCCATTCGGTGATGCTGAGGCCGCTGTCGGTCAAACGCGTTGCGCCGCCGATCAGGATCATCACAAAGACCAGCGCAAACAGCACCATCAGCCAGATCCGGATCGCGCCACGCGCGCCACCGCGCCCTGCGTCAATCACCCCTTTTGTCGCCACCGGCTTTGCCGCTTGGGCACCGACGTCTTCAAATAGCTTTCGATTGCTGGCCATGTCGCCCTCTCTTCGTAATCTTCTTATGTCTTTGGTAGTTGCACGCGCCAACGGGGTCTAGTCGCGTTCCTTCCAACGGACCATCTGCCGCAAGGTTCCGTGCAGCATCTGCACATCCGCGCGGGTCAGCGGCAGCCTGCTCCACATGTTTCGCAAGTTCGTCTTCATCGAGGAAGCCTTGTGTTCGGGGAAAAAGAAGCCCGCGTCTTCCATCCGTTCCTCATAATGTTTCGCCAGATGCTCAATCTCGGAATGGTCCGCCCAATCGGTGCCCGCCATTTCCTGTACCACAGGCGTATGGTTGCCCTGCTGGCGCATCCATTCATAGCCCATCAGCAAAACGCACTGCGCAAGATTCAGCGAGGCGAACTCGGGGTTCACAGGCACAGAAACAATCGCATTCGCGCGCGAGATGTCGTCGTTTTCGAGGCCCGCACGTTCGGGGCCAAATAGAACGGCCACCCGTTCACCCGCAGCGATCTTTTCCGCCGCCAGCGCCATTGCGGCCTCTGGCGTGTAGACGGGTTTGGTCAGGTCACGATCCCGCGCTGTGGTGGCAAAGACAAAATTACAATCCCCCAGCGCATCCGGCAGGTCTGGCGAAACTTGGGCCGCATCCAAAACACGGCCAGCGCCAGAGGCCATCGCAACAGCCGATTGATTGGGCCAGCCATCACGCGGGTTGACGATACGCATATGATCCAAGCCGAAATTCAGCATGGCACGGGCAGCCGCGCCGATGTTTTCGCCCATCTGGGGGCGCACAAGGACAAAGCTCGGGGTGGGTGGTGTTTCTACTCTCATAGACAGTCTCTTACCCCGCGCCCCTGCCCTTGCCAATATGAAGCAAGCAGCGGATTAACGTTTCCATCCTGATCCAGATTACGCTAATCAGCCCTAAGCCACCCAAAGGACATTTCGACATGCAAGACGCACCAGAACAGCCGCAGCTATACCTCATCACACCTCCCGCGCTTGAGCTGGAGAGCTTTCCCGATGTGTTGGCAAGTATTCTGGACACCCATGAAACGGCTTGCGTGCGCCTTGCGTTATCCACCACAGACGAAAGCGAGCTGTCGCGCGCCGCTGATACGCTGCGCGTGATCACCGATGCCCGTGACGTGGCGCTGGTCATCGCCGAGCATGTTTTACTGGCAGAGCGCCTTGGTCTGGACGGTGTGCACCTGACTGATGCAGCACGTTCGGTTCGCCATGCGCGCACAACTTTGGGCGCAGACGCTATTGTTGGCAGTTTCTGCGCAGGATCGCGTCATGACGGGATGAGTGCAGGCGAAGCTGGCGCGGATTACATTTCCTTTGGCCCCGTTAAAGAAACCGCCTTGGGTGACGGTGAAGTGGCCGAAGAAGACCTGTTTCAGTGGTGGTCCGAAGTGATCGAAGTTCCCTGCGTGGCCGAAGGCCATCTCGATGTTGAGATGATCGCGAAACTTGCGCCGAAAACGGATTTCTTTGGCATTGGCAATGAAATCTGGGGTCAGGACGATCCTTTGGCCGCCCTGACCACGCTTTGGTCTGCAATCGGCTAAGCAGCGTTACAGCAACGTCCGCTCGACCACCCAATAGGCGCCGATCGCTGCGATTACGCAGGATGCAGGGATCGCGATGGCGCGGCGATACCAGCTTTTGCGGATCGCCCAGCCTACCGCGATAAAGGCAATGGCAATCACCGTCAGCTGGCCCAGTTCAACCCCGATGTTGAACCCGATAAGCGCGGGCACAAACTGCCCTGACGGCAGGCCAAAATCACCCAGCACCGAAGCAAAGCCGAGGCCGTGCAACAGGCCAAAACCAAAGATCACCACGGCCCTCCACGGGTTTAGCCCAGAGGCAAAGATGTTTTCGACCGCGACATAGACAATCGAGGCCGCGATCAGCGGCTCAACGATGCTGCCCGGTACATTCACAAGCCCCAGCGCCCCCAGCGCCAAGGTAACCGTATGGGCCAAGGTAAACGCGCTGACCTGCCAGATCAGCGGACGCAACCGCGTCGAGAGAAAGAACAGCCCCAAGACAAACAGGATGTGATCCAACCCTTTAGGCAAGATGTGATCAAACCCGACTGGGATGTATGACACAAACGTTTGCCACCCGCTCAGCGCATCCCCCCCGCTCAGTGAAATCTCGGCAAGGCCACCACCGTTGATCAACCCTGTAAACGGCTCGTCCACCCCCTGCTGGCGCAGAACCATATCGCCGCTGCCATAGGGCCAAGCGACGGTTAGCTTTCCTGGCTCAACCCCTTGAGCCTGCAAAACCCATGAGGTGACGCGTGCCAGCTCAAAATCCGAAAC contains:
- a CDS encoding DUF2855 family protein, encoding MQRLLTDHKNITSTQIEDIPAQVLEAGQARLKLDSFALTSNNVTYAASGFAIGYWHFFPTGIDGQGLVPVWGTAEVVESNSDALAIGTRLYGFYPFADELVMTPEADGHGGIVDAAPHRAELPAVYNRYAPIRSGEASEDHMRALLQPLLATSYLLYDWLMDNDCFGATQIIIGSASSKTGLGLCKYLAEQESREYRIVGLTSARNKDFVLGLGACDQVLTYEKIAQLDPQPSVYVDMSGNALVKAQVHSVLGEHLKHSSAVGISHWDQFQPQTVVEGVKPQFFFAPAQIAKRREEWGPGVIEKQITQAWKRLATDASDWLDVQLHDGIAEAAKVYDALAKGTANPRDGHVFRLKRD
- a CDS encoding thiamine phosphate synthase; protein product: MQDAPEQPQLYLITPPALELESFPDVLASILDTHETACVRLALSTTDESELSRAADTLRVITDARDVALVIAEHVLLAERLGLDGVHLTDAARSVRHARTTLGADAIVGSFCAGSRHDGMSAGEAGADYISFGPVKETALGDGEVAEEDLFQWWSEVIEVPCVAEGHLDVEMIAKLAPKTDFFGIGNEIWGQDDPLAALTTLWSAIG
- a CDS encoding carboxypeptidase M32, yielding MTAYDDLMAFTRDTQALGQVAGRLGWDQETMMPRGAAPQRAEEMAAMESILHARRIDPRVGEWLEAIDPKTLDEVGQANLRHIRRSFDRTSKIPAALATRLAKLTSASQGIWAEAREADDVSAFAPTLAEVIMLKREEGQALAAGGDVYDAMLDDYEPGTSGADLEAMFGAMRPVLSELRAAVREAKGPEAISGDFDEGAQMKLTRQLAKAFGYDMTRGRVDKAVHPFSSGSGMDVRITTRTNPADPFNCLYSTIHEVGHAAYEQNISSDYLLTPLGNGVSMGVHESQSRIYENQIGRSRAFTGWLFGQMKDAFGDFGVKNEDDFYGVVNRVGDGYIRTEADELQYNLHVLLRFDLERALMSGDLQVSELETAWNDRFEADFGYAVDKASNGVLQDVHWSVGLFGYFPTYSLGNVYAGCLNEAMRKALPNLDAELAKGDTSSATNWLGANVQTHGGLYEPRAVIEQASGQAPSEAPLLGYLKEKFSGIYNL
- a CDS encoding DUF6614 family protein codes for the protein MNLYHCMIDLKEDSKALGFSMALEKWMNHLKDAGKIQSWRLMRRKLNLASDQHADFILEIEVEDMAQLDQAFRLSGSHEEEVERMHRAVHDLIKHSSFGLYRPFPDPERSERMALI
- the gyrA gene encoding DNA gyrase subunit A, whose protein sequence is MSDTPETPENEDENRPERPVYDGPSVTIEHEMRTSYLDYAMSVIVSRAIPDLRDGLKPVHRRILFAMHETGNTSDKAYRKSARPVGDVMGQYHPHGDSAIYDALVRMAQDFSMSLPLLDGQGNFGSMDGDNPAAMRYTEVRMDKPAAFLLSDIDKDTVDYQDNYDGKQKEPTVLPARFPNMLVNGAGGIAVGMATNIPPHNLGEVIDACLALIEEPDLTSEQLIDYVPGPDFPTGGIMLGRSGARKAYLEGRGSVIVRSKTRIEEIRKDRWAIVIDEIPYQVNKASMIEKIAEAARDKKIEGIAHVQDESDRNGVRVVVELKRDATAEVVMNQLFRFTPMQTYFGCNMLALNGGRPETLTLRRFLTSFIDFREDVVARRTAYLLRKARERSHILCGLAVAVTNIDEVVATIRSSADAAEARSKLMTRRWPAEGILPYIALIDDPTHTANDDGTYNLSETQARAILELRLQRLTQIGVKEVTDELEELAAKIKEYLEILGSRDRIMSIIRDELQEVKDLFAVPRRTEIVDWSGDMDDEDLIEREDMVVTVTSGGYIKRTPLVDFRAQRRGGKGVSGMATKEEDVVTTLFVANTHTQLLFFTTDGMVYKLKTWRLPQGSRTSKGKAIVNILPIPTGVSIAAIMPVDRDEKEWDDLQVVFATSAGTVRRNKLSDFTNVMRNGKIAMKFEDEHEGTTLINARIASNDDDVMLVTNSGRAIRFRATDVRVFNSRNSVGVRGIKLNGDDKVVSMSIIRHFDAGSDERAAYLKMRRAMAGIADDADTVDEEEGNADMPLSQERYAEMSAAENLILTITEGGAGKLSSSLDYPLRGRGGMGVTAMDKAMRGGQIVASFPVEMEDQIMLATSKGQSIRVPVEGISFRSRSAGGVKVFDTGKNEVVVSVAWIADQGDEDVVEGEGDTAE
- a CDS encoding RNA methyltransferase, whose protein sequence is MRVETPPTPSFVLVRPQMGENIGAAARAMLNFGLDHMRIVNPRDGWPNQSAVAMASGAGRVLDAAQVSPDLPDALGDCNFVFATTARDRDLTKPVYTPEAAMALAAEKIAAGERVAVLFGPERAGLENDDISRANAIVSVPVNPEFASLNLAQCVLLMGYEWMRQQGNHTPVVQEMAGTDWADHSEIEHLAKHYEERMEDAGFFFPEHKASSMKTNLRNMWSRLPLTRADVQMLHGTLRQMVRWKERD
- the ctaA gene encoding heme A synthase; this encodes MASNRKLFEDVGAQAAKPVATKGVIDAGRGGARGAIRIWLMVLFALVFVMILIGGATRLTDSGLSITEWRPFTGAMPPMNTADWQAEFAKYQEIDEFRLQNSWMTLADFKLIYWWEWGHRQLGRVIGLVWAIGFLWFLLRKQIPTGWTPKLLLLGGLGGLQGAIGWWMVSSGVTSGTDTTDVHSGRLAVHLGLAFVIMGFITWYALSLGRTERDLMQARRAKEGKLFGLSTGLLHFAFLQILIGALVAGIDAGRTYTDWPLMAGQIFPPQAFALEPFWKNFIENPGLVQFIHRVTGYLLFAFAVVVWLRGRASTHPNTRFAFNATFAAIALQVVLGITTVLYEAPLTIALMHQGLAVLCWVLILRARHLSLYPIATSLRGATK
- a CDS encoding HupE/UreJ family protein, which produces MKRWSLWLMTKLTAALMMSSTLAHAHEVVPTIADLTVEDGKAELTLQINLEAFLAEVNLNEFENINDAPQAQGYDTLRAMPADALAEQAGQLLPKWNALPVLSMGGKALTLNSIDVSVPTVSDFELARVTSWVLQAQGVEPGKLTVAWPYGSGDMVLRQQGVDEPFTGLINGGGLAEISLSGGDALSGWQTFVSYIPVGFDHILPKGLDHILFVLGLFFLSTRLRPLIWQVSAFTLAHTVTLALGALGLVNVPGSIVEPLIAASIVYVAVENIFASGLNPWRAVVIFGFGLLHGLGFASVLGDFGLPSGQFVPALIGFNIGVELGQLTVIAIAFIAVGWAIRKSWYRRAIAIPASCVIAAIGAYWVVERTLL